The Flavipsychrobacter sp. genome contains the following window.
CGCCCAACAGATTACCCAGTAAATAGTTTTTTACTAACAGCAATTCATCATCAGCGGGCTTTTCATTACAAAGCATATCCATTTCCTTATACACCTCGTCTATAGCTGCTTTTACTACATCTTTACCTACTTCGGTTTGTATCGTAAGACTACCATCATTTATCATTGGTGTCATACTACTATAAATACCATAAGTATAGCCTTTATCTTCACGGATATTGCTCATGAGCCTTGAGCCAAAATAACCACCAAACAAAGTATTAGTAACCACTAGTGCTGGAAAGTCCTCATGATGTCTATTCGGAAATCTTCGTGCAATACGAATAGCTCCTTGCAAACCATTAGGGTCATTATCTACTGCTTGCTTTCTATTGGTTATCGGCTTTATTTCAAAAGATGATGAACTTTTATCACTAGTATGTTCAACAACATTCTTTCCAAACAGGTCGTTTATCTGTTGGGTTTCCTTTTTCCCAATTTTGCCTGCCATGAATATCTTCACTTTAGACAGGTCATAATTATTTTTATAAAAGCCTTTTATATCTTCTTGTGTGATGGCTTCTATACTTTCTCTTTTGGTAAACCTACCATAAGGATGCTCTTCGCCAAATACAGCAGCATCGATCAGCTGGTTCGATACAAAATCACATTTACGAAGGCTCACTAGTAACCTTTGTAACGTATTCTGCTTATAAATATTTAGTTCTTCTTCAGGAAAAGTAGCATCCGTTAAAAGTTCATGTACTATTGGTAATAGTGCATGCAGGTGTTTTGTAAGTGTGAATAAAGAAACAGTACTAGTATCATTTCCTGCTCTTACTCTTAATGAAGCTCCGTAAAACTCCAATGCCTCATTTATCTCTTGGGATGTTTTGGTAGACGTGCCGCTTTTTAGTTGTTGTGAAGTTGCTTGCGCCACTCCTTCTTTGGGCTCTTGCCATACCCCAGCAGGAAACACCCAGTCTACCTCTACCACATCTTGTACTCCGGCATTCAGCCAATAAAACGGCGTGCCGTTATCTAGCTTATCCTGATTGATGAGTGGCAATGCATAATCAAAAGATATGGCATCGTGTATCTTTGGTGCGTTCTTTCTGTCTAAAACCATTCCTGCTTTTTATAAGTACTTTTTCAATTTGTGAGACAAGGTAATTAATCCTTAACAAACAGCGATTTTAATTCGCTCGCATCCTCTGCTTTCATCTTACCACCTAGTACCAGCCTTACTTGTCTACGGCGCAATGCACCATCATACATTTTTTGTTCATCTTCTGTTTGTGGAACCAACTGTGGCACTTTTCTAGGTCTGCCATTTGGGTCTAAGCCTACAAAAGTCAAATAAGCCTCATTAGATAAATATTTATATTGTGCTGCCACATCTTCTCCCCATACTTTCACATATATCTCCATCGATGTGCTAAAAGCTCTTACTACTTTAGCCTCCAGTGTTACTACATTACCTAGTTTTATAGCATTCTTAAAAGAGACATTATCTACAGATGCTGTAACAACCGGACAATTACAGTGTTTCTGTGCAGAAATAGCAGCTGCAATATCCATCCAGTGCATCAATTTACCTCCCATAAGGTTGCCAAGTGTATTAGTATCGTTGGGCAATACCAATTCCGACATCATTACATAACTATCCTGCGGATGTTTTTCTTTCATACTATCTATATTAAGATGTGGGCAAAGTTACGTTAGTTTCTTTGCCCACATTATCAATTATTTCCATGAGGTATTCAACCTTACCCCTAGTGTGAACCAGCTACCTGGCAATGGAACAGCTCCGGCTTCCTTATACTGCGTATCCAGTATGTTATTGATATCCGTAAATATCAAGAAGCTCTTCAACTGATAGCCCAGTCTTAGGTCGATCAAAGTATAGTCATTACCATTTATTCTATACATATAGCGGCCAGCTATATTGGCTTGTATTTTATCAAACCATAGCGTTCTTATCGACGCTGTTGCTTGATGTCTTAATGCATTGATGGCATATCTGGACATGGCTGTGGCAGGAGCGTCGATTTCCGGATTTAGATAAGTATAGTTAGCGGTTACATTCATCTTATGATCGCTTGACAAACCTACTGCTTTACCCAAATTATAATTGGCAGAAAGAGTATAACCATTGGTCAATACCGACTGGAAGTTTTGCGGCTGCCAAGGGTCTACACTATTGGCACGTACCCAGTCAATAAAGTCCGTATTTCTTTTATAAAAGAACGCTGCTCTTGCAAACAATAATTGGTTTTTATACTGTCCTCCTATTTCTACATACTGTGCATATTCTGACTCTAGCTGTGCGTTACCAATATTGGTAGGGCCTTTGTAATACAGATCGGTATAGGTTGGCAAACGCTGCCCCATTGTGGCATTAGCAAATAGTCTTATGTTTTTTGTAACTGTATATCCTAGATCAATACCCGGGAAAAACTCCCAATCATAATCGCTGTTCTTATTAGCATATACACCTATACTACCGTTTAGCTTTTCAGTAAAGTAGCGCTTGTATTCTGCATAGATGCCCAAGTTGTTACGATCTCTTTTACCCAAATTGGTGCTATTGATATCTTCATTTCTATACTCTACACCAAGACCAATGGTACCTTTTTTTAGTTTTATGGTACTTTGTAGTTCAGCTGTTACCACATTTGTTTCGTGAATATTGTGATATACTGATGGCTTCTGACGAACGAAAATATAATCGTCCTTGTTGTAGCGGTAACTTACACGCGGACTGATCGTAATTTTTGAAGATGGCTGATAAGTGTATTTAATACTACCTATAGCTGTTTCTACTTTTTCAGTAGACTCCACATCTACTGGTGCAGCGTAGAATGCATTAGCACCAAAAGAGTTGTTGATATACCCTCCCATAGCTTGGATAGTATTTTTCTTATTAAGTGTTATGTCATTCTGATAGAACAAGCGAGTACCTTCAAAACCTGTGTTGTAACGGTAACCGTTTCCTTTATCGTATGCTGCGGATACGGTATGTGCTTGTTTTTTTCCTGCAAATGATGCTGCTATCTGTGCACCGGTGTTGAAGTAAGTATCGCCTACTGCAGTATCGTTCTTAAAACTACTACCCGAATACGCTTGAGCAAATACATTGTTTTCTTTGGGTGTTTTGGTGACGATATTAATAGCTCCTGCTAATGCATTCACTCCATATGTTCTTGCGGCTGGTCCTCTTACCACTTCAATATGGTCTATCATACCAATCGGTATAGGGATGTTCAAAACATGATGCCCTGTCTGGGGGTCAGACATTTTTACACCATTGATCAATATAAGTACTTGGTCGAAGGTGCTACCGTCTATACTTACATCGCTTTGCGTACCCCAAGGGCCACGCTGTCTAATATCTACCCCTGCTACATAAGCCAATAGCTCGTTGGTAGATTTTACCGGCAAAGTTTTTATTTGCCTACTATCCAATATTTGGATGTTTCTGTTCTGCTTACCGTATGGCTCTTTAATGCGGTTCTCCTGAACGACAATGGAGTCCATTGTTGTGGTAGCATGCTGTGCTTTTACTGCTTGTGTAAAAAGACTTAATACTACTGCTGACGCGAATAATAATTGCTTTTTCATTGCTATAAAAATTTAGCGGGCAAATATAGGCAGGCTTTTTTCATTTCATAGCTAATTAACTAATAGTCAATTAGTTAATTCTTGAGGTGCTGATAAACCAGTGTTTATATATTAAAACTTGGTTACTATAATACAGCTAAATTGATATTTACATAATATCACATTATATTAGATGTGAAACATTATTAATATATCCCAAAATCAGTAGTTGATGAAAAAAGCTATTTTATTATTAATTATAGCCCCTTTTGTTTACCTCATTTTTTCGAGTCATAATACAGGTGTAACCAATGCTACTTTTGCTCGAGCAGGATGTGGTGGTGACATTACTTGCCATAGTAGTACATCAAATAATAATACACTCCCTATAATAATTGTTGTGAACAAGTCGACCGGAGATACTATTAAAAATGGCACATATAACCCAGGGGTAACTTACACCATTATTGTAGGAGGGGTACACCCAACTGCTCAAAGATTTGGATTCATACTAGCTGCTTTGGATTCTGTAGGTCCTAATCTTTTTTATAGAGAAGGTTTCTTTTCTAACCCAATACCAGCGTCTGCTACTCATACCAATTCGGGTTTCATATTTGCGCATACCGCTACTCTTGGCGCTCCTGGAGGCTTTTCTGCTAGTGTAGATTGGACAGCACCAAATGCTGGCAAAGGGCTTATTACATTATTTTTGGTTGTAAATTCTGTGAACTGGAACGGCGCTTCTTCTGGCGACGAATGGGACAAAACAAGACTCGATTTAGTAGAAAGTCCTGTTTCTGTAAATACAGTAGCCCCAAAAGTGGATATCTCTATCTACCCTAACCCCGCTACTAACAGGTTATATTTTAATGGGGTAGGAAACACTTCATACAACTATTCAGTATATAGTTTAAGCGGTAGTATTGTATCAAAAGGTCAGCTTAAGAACTCAATAGATGTTTCGACACTTTCTTCAGGAGTCTACTTTTTAAAACTGTATGACGGCAAGACAAATACAACAACACTTATGTTCAATAAGCAATAATTGATTTAAACCACAACAATAAAGGCAGCCGATCGGCTGCCTTTATTGTTTAATATTCTTAGAACACTTTTTTTATTTACTCAAGTGCATGCTACGTTCTTTGTATAAGGTACGGAACCATGGGTCGCGCAAGTTTTTAATAAAACGAATCGCCTCACCTGTACTCTTCATTTCAGGCCCTAACTCTTTATTTACTTTAGGGAACTTGTTGAAACTAAACACCGGCTCTTTTACTGCATAACCGTCAAGGTGCTTTTCAATCGTAAAGTCCTTCAACTTTTTATCACCAATCATTACCCTTGTAGCCATATTTAAATATGGTACTCCGTAGGCCTTAGCAATGAATGGTGTAGTACGGCTGGCACGAGGGTTGGCCTCAATTACATATACTTTACCATTCTTTATAGCAAACTGAATGTTGATCAATCCTCTAACATTTAATTTCAATGCTATGCGCTTAGTATAGTCTACCATCTCGTCCAGCTCCAGCTGACCAAGGTTGAATGATGGTAATACTGCATGGCTATCACCACTATGGATACCTGCTGGCTCTATATGCTCCATAATACCCATAATGTGCACATCTTCTCCATCACATATAGCATCTACCTCCGCTTCTTGACAACGGTCTAAGAAATGGTCGATCAATATCTTATTACCCGGCAGGTGTTTCAATAAGCTTACTACACTTTTCTCCAGCTCGTCATCGTTTATCACAATACGCATACGCTGACCACCTAATACATAAGATGGACGTACTAATACTGGATAACCAACCTGGTTTGCCACTTCAATAGCCTCGTCAGTAGTATAGGCGGTACCATATTTAGGATAAGGGATATTCATCTCTTTTAGCATATCGCTAAAACGTCCGCGGTCTTCCGCTATATCCATGCTATCAAAACTACTTCCAATGATCTTTATACCTTTTTCCGTTAATTTCTGCGCCATCTTCAAGGCTGTCTGTCCGCCTAGCTGAACGATAACGCCATCTGGTTGCTCGTGTTCTATGATCTCCCAAAGATGCTCCCAATATACCGGCTCAAAGTATAGCTTATCAGCTACGTCAAAATCTGTAGATACCGTTTCTGGGTTACAGTTGATCATGATAGCTTCATACCCTGCTTCCTTTACTGCAAGCAGACCGTGTGTACAACAATAATCGAACTCGATACCCTGACCAATACGGTTAGGGCCTGAACCTAAAACGATTATTTTCTTCTTATCTGTTCTTTCACTCTCGTTCGTTAGCAATTCACCAGGAGTACTTTCTGATAATGGTCCGTTCTCAAACGTACTATAGTAGTACGGTGTCTTCGCTTCAAATTCTGCACTACAAGTATCCACCATTTTATAGACACGGCGAATGCCTGCTTTCTTACGGTGTTCGTATACTTCTTCAGCAGTACAGTCTTTTACCAACTCTGCGATCTGCTCATCACTAAAGCCCATTTTCTTTGCTTCGCTCAACAGCTCAATAGGCAAGTTTTCTAAATGCTTGTACTCACTTATTCTACGCTCAAGGTTCACAATATCTTGTATTTGATACAAGAACCATCTATCAATTTGTGTTAGCTCTCTTAGTTTTTTGATAGATACGCCAAGCTCCATCGCCTCTTTTATCTTGAATATTCTATCCCAAGTTGGGCGCTCTAGGTATTCTAACAACTCTTCTACACGCATTCTGCTTCTACCAATAGGCGTAAGACCTATGGCATTGTTCTCTAGACTTTGACAAGCTTTCTGTAGTGCCTCCGGGAATGTTCTACCAATAGCCATTACCTCACCTACCGACTTCATTTGCAAGCCAAGTGTATCGTCCGCTCCTTTGAACTTATCAAAGTTCCAACGAGGCATCTTCACGATCACATAGTCTAATGCAGGCTCAAAATATGCTGATGTTGTTTCAGTAATTTGGTTTTTCAGTTCGTCTAGCGTATAGCCGATAGCCAATTTAGCAGCAATCTTTGCAATAGGATACCCTGTTGCTTTCGACGCTAAGGCTGATGAACGACTCACACGAGGGTTGATCTCAATAGCAATTATTTCTTCTGTCTCCGGGTTTAGCGAAAACTGTACGTTACAACCACCAGCAAAATTGCCCAGGTCGCGCATCATTTTTATGGCAGTATTACGCATTAGCTGCATAGCCGTATCACTTAGCGTCATTGCTGGTGCTACGGTGATACTATCTCCAGTATGCACTCCCATTGGGTCTAAGTTCTCTACAGAACAGATAATAACAACATTATCCTTTGCATCGCGCAATAGTTCTAGCTCAAACTCCTTCCAGCCAAATACGGCTTTCTCTACAAGCACCTCGTGCATTGGAGAAGCAGTAAGTCCTCTATCTAATGCCGCATCCAGATCTTCTTTTTCCTTTACAAAACCACCACCAGTACCACCTAGTGTGAATGAAGGTCGAATAACTATCGGTAAACCTATTTCTTGTGCAAATTCTTTACCCTCAAGAAGTGAGTTAGCCGTTTTTGCAGGTGCAACAGGAATACCTATTTCTATCATCCACTGACGGAATAGCTCTCTATCCTCTGCTTTATCTATTGCTTTTATATCAACACCTATCAGTTTCACATTATGACTCTTCCAAACACCAAGCTCATCGGCTTCTTTTGCCAGGTTTAGTGCTGTCTGTCCGCCCATAGTAGGCAGTACTGCGTCAATGTCATTTTCTTCTAATATTTGCTCCAGGCTTTCTACCGTAAGTGGTAATAAGTATACCTTATCCGCCATTATCGGATCGGTCATAATAGTAGCAGGGTTGGAGTTGATGAGGATAACCTTTACCCCTTCCTCTCTAAGGCTACGGGCTGCTTGCGAACCTGAATAGTCAAACTCACAGGCTTGTCCGATAACAATAGGACCAGAACCAATAATTAGTACACTTTTAATAGAATTGTCGCGCGGCATGAACTACGTAATTTTTTAGGATTGTAAAATCTTAAAGGCGCGATGAGCTGATACAAAAATCGGGCTCAACGCCCGAGATGCAAAAGTAGTAGAAAAATAGTTTATTCTGAATTTTTAGCTAAAAAAAAGCACTACCAAATGCCTTTGATAGTGCTATACCTGTATAGGTTTCCTTTATCCCGTAATGTTAGCGAGTCTTACCAACTCGTCATTAGGTTTTATCTCATAGAGTAGCATTCCGCCTTCTATCATGCAAATCAATAAGTTATCATATATAATAACGTCATAGAAGGTATCGCCATATATCTGCTTCACTAGCTTA
Protein-coding sequences here:
- a CDS encoding pitrilysin family protein; its protein translation is MVLDRKNAPKIHDAISFDYALPLINQDKLDNGTPFYWLNAGVQDVVEVDWVFPAGVWQEPKEGVAQATSQQLKSGTSTKTSQEINEALEFYGASLRVRAGNDTSTVSLFTLTKHLHALLPIVHELLTDATFPEEELNIYKQNTLQRLLVSLRKCDFVSNQLIDAAVFGEEHPYGRFTKRESIEAITQEDIKGFYKNNYDLSKVKIFMAGKIGKKETQQINDLFGKNVVEHTSDKSSSSFEIKPITNRKQAVDNDPNGLQGAIRIARRFPNRHHEDFPALVVTNTLFGGYFGSRLMSNIREDKGYTYGIYSSMTPMINDGSLTIQTEVGKDVVKAAIDEVYKEMDMLCNEKPADDELLLVKNYLLGNLLGDLDGPFSILQRWRTIILHGLSIDTFDRNIEVYKSLTPTQVLDQAQKYFNKADFHEVVVI
- a CDS encoding choice-of-anchor V domain-containing protein — translated: MKKAILLLIIAPFVYLIFSSHNTGVTNATFARAGCGGDITCHSSTSNNNTLPIIIVVNKSTGDTIKNGTYNPGVTYTIIVGGVHPTAQRFGFILAALDSVGPNLFYREGFFSNPIPASATHTNSGFIFAHTATLGAPGGFSASVDWTAPNAGKGLITLFLVVNSVNWNGASSGDEWDKTRLDLVESPVSVNTVAPKVDISIYPNPATNRLYFNGVGNTSYNYSVYSLSGSIVSKGQLKNSIDVSTLSSGVYFLKLYDGKTNTTTLMFNKQ
- the carB gene encoding carbamoyl-phosphate synthase large subunit gives rise to the protein MPRDNSIKSVLIIGSGPIVIGQACEFDYSGSQAARSLREEGVKVILINSNPATIMTDPIMADKVYLLPLTVESLEQILEENDIDAVLPTMGGQTALNLAKEADELGVWKSHNVKLIGVDIKAIDKAEDRELFRQWMIEIGIPVAPAKTANSLLEGKEFAQEIGLPIVIRPSFTLGGTGGGFVKEKEDLDAALDRGLTASPMHEVLVEKAVFGWKEFELELLRDAKDNVVIICSVENLDPMGVHTGDSITVAPAMTLSDTAMQLMRNTAIKMMRDLGNFAGGCNVQFSLNPETEEIIAIEINPRVSRSSALASKATGYPIAKIAAKLAIGYTLDELKNQITETTSAYFEPALDYVIVKMPRWNFDKFKGADDTLGLQMKSVGEVMAIGRTFPEALQKACQSLENNAIGLTPIGRSRMRVEELLEYLERPTWDRIFKIKEAMELGVSIKKLRELTQIDRWFLYQIQDIVNLERRISEYKHLENLPIELLSEAKKMGFSDEQIAELVKDCTAEEVYEHRKKAGIRRVYKMVDTCSAEFEAKTPYYYSTFENGPLSESTPGELLTNESERTDKKKIIVLGSGPNRIGQGIEFDYCCTHGLLAVKEAGYEAIMINCNPETVSTDFDVADKLYFEPVYWEHLWEIIEHEQPDGVIVQLGGQTALKMAQKLTEKGIKIIGSSFDSMDIAEDRGRFSDMLKEMNIPYPKYGTAYTTDEAIEVANQVGYPVLVRPSYVLGGQRMRIVINDDELEKSVVSLLKHLPGNKILIDHFLDRCQEAEVDAICDGEDVHIMGIMEHIEPAGIHSGDSHAVLPSFNLGQLELDEMVDYTKRIALKLNVRGLINIQFAIKNGKVYVIEANPRASRTTPFIAKAYGVPYLNMATRVMIGDKKLKDFTIEKHLDGYAVKEPVFSFNKFPKVNKELGPEMKSTGEAIRFIKNLRDPWFRTLYKERSMHLSK
- a CDS encoding acyl-CoA thioesterase, whose protein sequence is MKEKHPQDSYVMMSELVLPNDTNTLGNLMGGKLMHWMDIAAAISAQKHCNCPVVTASVDNVSFKNAIKLGNVVTLEAKVVRAFSTSMEIYVKVWGEDVAAQYKYLSNEAYLTFVGLDPNGRPRKVPQLVPQTEDEQKMYDGALRRRQVRLVLGGKMKAEDASELKSLFVKD
- a CDS encoding TonB-dependent receptor, which codes for MKKQLLFASAVVLSLFTQAVKAQHATTTMDSIVVQENRIKEPYGKQNRNIQILDSRQIKTLPVKSTNELLAYVAGVDIRQRGPWGTQSDVSIDGSTFDQVLILINGVKMSDPQTGHHVLNIPIPIGMIDHIEVVRGPAARTYGVNALAGAINIVTKTPKENNVFAQAYSGSSFKNDTAVGDTYFNTGAQIAASFAGKKQAHTVSAAYDKGNGYRYNTGFEGTRLFYQNDITLNKKNTIQAMGGYINNSFGANAFYAAPVDVESTEKVETAIGSIKYTYQPSSKITISPRVSYRYNKDDYIFVRQKPSVYHNIHETNVVTAELQSTIKLKKGTIGLGVEYRNEDINSTNLGKRDRNNLGIYAEYKRYFTEKLNGSIGVYANKNSDYDWEFFPGIDLGYTVTKNIRLFANATMGQRLPTYTDLYYKGPTNIGNAQLESEYAQYVEIGGQYKNQLLFARAAFFYKRNTDFIDWVRANSVDPWQPQNFQSVLTNGYTLSANYNLGKAVGLSSDHKMNVTANYTYLNPEIDAPATAMSRYAINALRHQATASIRTLWFDKIQANIAGRYMYRINGNDYTLIDLRLGYQLKSFLIFTDINNILDTQYKEAGAVPLPGSWFTLGVRLNTSWK